The proteins below come from a single Streptomyces sp. M92 genomic window:
- the eccD gene encoding type VII secretion integral membrane protein EccD has protein sequence MTASAPAGAAGGPGSTVPAGPGAGLGFCRVTIVAPDSRIDVALPDDVPVVDLYPEILRFSQQSPAEGAPVGYHLVRRDGTVLDSARSFAAQRILDGELLTLRPFATSLPPAVIDDVSEAVASAVTRDRSLWDGELTRTAGLIGAGVLPVLLAFVAWSSQVRHDMHSLQGIIAAVVGVLLVTFACVRARVYDDRGSAIALGLGALPNIAVAGSGLVPLAGGQGIGRLQFLLACAAVLVASVLLMLVSPGGDSPFVAFVFAAAIGLITTFIAMLTHLQPMETAAMCAPVSVCALAFLPGLSVRFARLPIGFELPNSSQGTYTTDETVSSEPVDVERVAAQARRGHELLAGLVGGCGLVSVGAAIVLSFSTNVWAQLLALATGIAMLMRAHLFRYTAQVAATLAAGLGSLVFLGLGLAMNPPTEYWRDALQGDTTALDIRSVWLAAAVAAAVVLVTAIGLITSRRGVTPFWGRFMEIAEAFVLLTLIPLALAVFDVYASARSMTGD, from the coding sequence ATGACGGCCTCCGCGCCGGCCGGCGCGGCCGGTGGACCGGGCAGCACAGTCCCGGCGGGGCCAGGTGCGGGGCTCGGCTTCTGCCGGGTCACCATCGTGGCACCCGACAGCCGCATCGACGTGGCACTGCCCGACGACGTACCGGTCGTCGACCTCTACCCGGAGATCCTGCGGTTCTCCCAGCAGAGCCCCGCGGAGGGCGCGCCGGTCGGCTACCACCTCGTGCGCCGCGACGGAACCGTACTCGACAGCGCCCGGTCCTTCGCGGCCCAGCGCATCCTCGACGGGGAACTGCTCACGCTGCGGCCCTTCGCGACATCACTGCCCCCCGCCGTGATCGACGACGTCTCGGAGGCGGTCGCCTCGGCCGTCACCCGCGACCGATCCCTGTGGGACGGCGAGCTCACGCGCACCGCCGGTCTGATCGGTGCGGGCGTCCTCCCGGTGCTGCTCGCGTTCGTGGCCTGGAGTTCCCAGGTCCGCCACGACATGCACAGCCTCCAGGGCATCATCGCCGCGGTCGTCGGCGTCCTGCTCGTCACCTTCGCCTGCGTGCGCGCTCGCGTGTACGACGATCGCGGCTCGGCGATCGCCCTGGGGCTGGGAGCTCTCCCGAACATCGCCGTGGCGGGCTCGGGGCTGGTGCCGCTCGCCGGCGGCCAGGGCATCGGACGGCTCCAGTTCCTCCTCGCCTGCGCGGCGGTGCTGGTCGCCTCAGTGCTGTTGATGCTGGTGTCACCGGGCGGCGACAGCCCCTTCGTGGCGTTCGTCTTCGCCGCCGCGATCGGCCTGATCACGACGTTCATCGCGATGCTGACGCATCTGCAGCCCATGGAGACGGCCGCGATGTGCGCGCCTGTTTCGGTGTGTGCCCTGGCCTTCCTGCCCGGACTGTCCGTGCGCTTCGCCCGGCTGCCCATCGGCTTCGAACTGCCCAACAGCTCGCAGGGTACCTACACGACGGACGAGACGGTCTCCTCGGAGCCCGTCGACGTGGAGCGCGTCGCCGCTCAGGCGCGCCGCGGTCACGAACTCCTCGCAGGACTGGTCGGCGGCTGCGGGCTCGTCTCCGTCGGTGCGGCGATCGTCCTCAGCTTCTCCACCAACGTGTGGGCCCAGCTCCTCGCGCTGGCCACCGGGATCGCCATGCTGATGCGGGCCCACCTGTTCCGCTACACCGCCCAGGTCGCCGCGACGCTGGCGGCCGGACTCGGCTCGCTCGTCTTCCTCGGACTCGGGCTCGCCATGAACCCGCCGACGGAGTACTGGCGTGACGCCCTCCAGGGTGACACCACGGCCCTCGACATCCGCAGCGTGTGGCTGGCGGCGGCCGTGGCCGCGGCTGTCGTCCTGGTCACGGCGATCGGCCTGATCACCTCCCGACGCGGCGTCACGCCTTTCTGGGGCCGCTTCATGGAGATCGCCGAAGCCTTCGTTCTCCTGACCTTGATCCCTCTGGCACTCGCGGTGTTCGACGTCTACGCCTCGGCACGGTCGATGACGGGCGACTGA
- a CDS encoding polyribonucleotide nucleotidyltransferase, which produces MENETHYAEAVIDNGAFGTRTIRFETGRLARQAAGSAVAYLDDDTMVLSATTASKNPKDQLDFFPLTVDVEERMYSAGKIPGSFFRREGRPSEDAILTCRLIDRPLRPSFKKGLRNEIQVVATIMALNPDHLYDVVAINAASASTQLAGLPFSGPIGGVRVALIRGQWVAFPTHSELEDAVFDMVVAGRTLEDGDVAIMMVEAEATEKTIKLVEGGAEAPTEEIVAAGLDAAKPFIKVLCRAQADLASKAAKPTGEFPIFLDYQDDVLEALTGAVKPELAQALTIAGKQEREAELDRVKALAAEKLLPEFEGREKEISAAYRSLTKSLVRERVIKEKKRIDGRGVTDIRTLAAEVEAIPRVHGSALFERGETQILGVTTLNMLRMEQQLDTLSPVTRKRYMHNYNFPPYSTGETGRVGSPKRREIGHGALAERALVPVLPTREEFPYAIRQVSEALGSNGSTSMGSVCASTMSLLNAGVPLKAPVAGIAMGLISQEIEGETHYVTLTDILGAEDAFGDMDFKVAGTKEFVTALQLDTKLDGIPASVLAAALKQARDARLHILDVMMEAIDTPDEMSPNAPRIITVKIPVDKIGEVIGPKGKMINQIQEDTGADITIEDDGTIYIGAADGPAAEAARATINGIANPTMPEVGERYLGTVVKTTTFGAFVSLLPGKDGLLHISQIRKLAGGKRVENVEDVLGVGQKVQVEIAEIDSRGKLSLIPVIEGEEGGEEKKDDADQ; this is translated from the coding sequence GTGGAGAACGAGACCCACTACGCCGAGGCCGTCATCGACAACGGCGCCTTCGGCACCCGCACCATCCGCTTCGAGACGGGCCGCCTGGCCCGTCAGGCCGCCGGCTCCGCCGTGGCGTACCTGGACGACGACACCATGGTGCTGTCGGCCACCACCGCCTCGAAGAACCCCAAGGACCAGCTCGACTTCTTCCCCCTCACGGTGGACGTCGAGGAGCGGATGTACTCGGCCGGCAAGATCCCCGGCAGCTTCTTCCGCCGTGAGGGCCGGCCCTCCGAGGACGCGATCCTCACCTGCCGCCTCATCGACCGCCCGCTGCGCCCGTCCTTCAAGAAGGGCCTGCGCAACGAGATCCAGGTCGTCGCGACGATCATGGCGCTCAACCCCGACCACCTGTACGACGTCGTGGCGATCAACGCCGCCTCCGCGTCCACGCAGCTGGCCGGTCTGCCCTTCTCCGGCCCGATCGGCGGCGTCCGCGTCGCGCTGATCCGCGGCCAGTGGGTGGCCTTCCCGACGCACTCCGAGCTCGAGGACGCCGTCTTCGACATGGTCGTCGCGGGCCGCACCCTGGAGGACGGCGACGTCGCGATCATGATGGTCGAGGCCGAGGCCACCGAGAAGACCATCAAGCTCGTCGAGGGCGGCGCCGAGGCGCCCACCGAGGAGATCGTCGCCGCCGGTCTGGACGCCGCGAAGCCCTTCATCAAGGTGCTGTGCCGCGCCCAGGCCGACCTCGCCTCGAAGGCCGCGAAGCCGACCGGCGAGTTCCCGATCTTCCTGGACTACCAGGACGACGTCCTCGAGGCGCTCACCGGTGCCGTCAAGCCCGAGCTGGCCCAGGCGCTCACCATCGCCGGCAAGCAGGAGCGCGAGGCCGAGCTGGACCGCGTCAAGGCGCTCGCCGCCGAGAAGCTCCTGCCGGAGTTCGAGGGCCGCGAGAAGGAGATCTCCGCCGCGTACCGCTCGCTGACCAAGTCCCTGGTCCGTGAGCGCGTCATCAAGGAGAAGAAGCGCATCGACGGCCGCGGTGTCACCGACATCCGCACCCTGGCCGCCGAGGTCGAGGCCATCCCGCGCGTGCACGGCTCGGCGCTGTTCGAGCGTGGCGAGACCCAGATCCTGGGCGTCACGACCCTCAACATGCTCCGCATGGAGCAGCAGCTGGACACCCTCTCCCCGGTGACCCGCAAGCGCTACATGCACAACTACAACTTCCCGCCGTACTCCACCGGTGAGACCGGCCGCGTCGGCTCCCCGAAGCGCCGCGAGATCGGCCACGGCGCCCTCGCCGAGCGCGCGCTCGTGCCGGTGCTGCCGACGCGCGAGGAGTTCCCGTACGCGATCCGTCAGGTGTCCGAGGCCCTCGGCTCCAACGGCTCGACGTCCATGGGCTCGGTCTGCGCCTCCACCATGTCGCTGCTGAACGCCGGTGTGCCGCTCAAGGCCCCCGTCGCCGGTATCGCCATGGGCCTGATCTCCCAGGAGATCGAGGGCGAGACGCACTACGTCACCCTCACCGACATCCTCGGTGCGGAGGACGCCTTCGGCGACATGGACTTCAAGGTCGCCGGCACCAAGGAGTTCGTGACCGCCCTCCAGCTCGACACCAAGCTGGACGGCATCCCCGCCTCCGTCCTGGCCGCCGCCCTCAAGCAGGCCCGTGACGCCCGCCTCCACATCCTCGACGTGATGATGGAAGCGATCGACACGCCGGACGAGATGTCCCCGAACGCGCCGCGGATCATCACCGTGAAGATCCCCGTCGACAAGATCGGTGAGGTCATCGGCCCCAAGGGCAAGATGATCAACCAGATCCAGGAGGACACGGGCGCCGACATCACGATCGAGGACGACGGCACCATCTACATCGGTGCCGCCGACGGCCCGGCCGCCGAGGCCGCCCGCGCCACGATCAACGGCATCGCCAACCCGACCATGCCCGAGGTCGGCGAGCGCTACCTGGGCACGGTCGTCAAGACGACCACCTTCGGCGCGTTCGTCTCCCTGCTGCCGGGCAAGGACGGTCTGCTGCACATCTCGCAGATCCGCAAGCTCGCCGGCGGCAAGCGTGTGGAGAACGTCGAGGACGTCCTCGGCGTGGGCCAGAAGGTCCAGGTCGAGATCGCCGAGATCGACTCCCGCGGCAAGCTCTCCCTGATCCCCGTGATCGAGGGCGAAGAAGGCGGCGAAGAGAAGAAGGACGACGCCGACCAGTGA
- a CDS encoding WXG100 family type VII secretion target produces MAVDQKLEDAAVIKLQKDMYEKFESIRKRVHNLQGVIDSLEGQWQGIGRAAFDTKQHEINTSLQNMGRILADVVDAMTSTRNIKDSKEDEIRAAVNKINVKDGAPTVQSSPFSSMT; encoded by the coding sequence ATGGCCGTCGACCAGAAGCTCGAAGATGCAGCAGTAATCAAGCTGCAGAAGGACATGTACGAGAAGTTCGAGAGCATCCGGAAGCGGGTGCACAACCTGCAGGGTGTGATCGACAGCCTCGAGGGCCAGTGGCAGGGCATCGGCCGTGCCGCGTTCGACACCAAGCAGCACGAGATCAACACGTCGCTGCAGAACATGGGCCGCATCCTCGCTGACGTCGTCGACGCGATGACATCGACGCGCAACATCAAGGACAGCAAGGAAGACGAAATCCGCGCGGCCGTGAACAAGATCAACGTCAAGGATGGCGCCCCCACGGTGCAGTCGTCACCGTTCAGCTCGATGACCTAA
- a CDS encoding S8 family serine peptidase, protein MKSATRRGLQVRVGGVAVSALVAVGVGIAPDAAAVDVQTEQWYLGPMQAEEMWKVSTGEGIKVAVIDSGVNPGTAALKGQVLADEVPKQVAYGATDDYEGHGTSMAELIAGTGAGGGVQGLAPGAKIVPYRIQTRGVPEAEEKKTAEPAEAIKAAADTDAKIINMSFSSPYFDPDIEEAVIYAASKGKMLIAGVGNDGETGEGKVGYPAAAPYVLGISSMDKDSNISKFSSHGNYVDLVAPGEGIPGYCRPSFESYCHGLEGTSASTAIASASAALIWSAHPDWTANQVTRALIDTAGRDWPKDEPTQYAGYGTVRPRTVLADPNYDAGAPYSDPLAKWNKEEGKKLVTEIPPASAASPSASGSSQAPEASSDVDKAAAGSKAEKAEKSENAAAESSSDDNSTLWIALGAAAAVVAVGGGAFALLRSRRAT, encoded by the coding sequence ATGAAGTCAGCAACACGTCGCGGACTGCAAGTACGTGTGGGGGGCGTTGCAGTGAGCGCCTTGGTCGCCGTCGGCGTGGGTATCGCTCCAGACGCCGCTGCCGTCGACGTACAGACGGAACAGTGGTATCTGGGGCCGATGCAGGCTGAAGAGATGTGGAAGGTCAGCACTGGCGAGGGCATCAAGGTCGCTGTCATCGACTCGGGGGTCAATCCCGGTACGGCCGCCCTCAAGGGGCAGGTACTAGCCGATGAAGTGCCGAAGCAAGTCGCCTACGGTGCCACGGATGACTATGAAGGTCACGGAACGTCCATGGCTGAACTGATCGCAGGTACCGGGGCAGGGGGCGGTGTGCAGGGTCTTGCACCGGGTGCAAAGATCGTTCCGTACCGCATTCAGACGCGAGGTGTGCCAGAGGCGGAGGAGAAGAAGACGGCTGAGCCAGCCGAGGCCATCAAAGCCGCGGCCGACACCGACGCGAAAATCATCAACATGTCTTTTTCCAGTCCGTACTTTGACCCAGACATTGAAGAAGCGGTCATTTACGCTGCGTCGAAAGGCAAGATGCTGATCGCAGGTGTGGGAAACGACGGTGAAACCGGCGAAGGTAAAGTTGGCTACCCGGCTGCAGCCCCCTATGTGCTGGGCATCTCGTCGATGGACAAGGACAGCAACATTTCGAAGTTCTCCTCGCACGGGAACTACGTCGACCTGGTGGCTCCCGGCGAGGGTATCCCCGGCTATTGCCGACCCAGCTTTGAGTCGTACTGCCACGGCCTAGAGGGAACCAGCGCCTCCACCGCCATCGCCTCAGCCTCCGCAGCCCTCATCTGGTCCGCCCACCCCGACTGGACGGCGAACCAGGTCACCCGGGCGTTGATTGACACCGCAGGCCGCGACTGGCCGAAGGACGAGCCGACCCAGTACGCCGGCTACGGGACTGTCCGGCCCCGCACGGTACTCGCGGACCCGAACTACGACGCCGGCGCGCCCTACTCCGACCCCCTCGCCAAGTGGAACAAGGAAGAGGGGAAGAAGCTGGTGACGGAGATTCCTCCCGCCTCTGCTGCCTCCCCCTCCGCATCAGGCTCGTCACAAGCCCCGGAAGCCTCTTCTGATGTCGACAAGGCGGCGGCAGGATCGAAGGCGGAGAAGGCAGAGAAGTCGGAGAACGCGGCAGCGGAGTCCTCGAGTGACGACAACAGCACACTGTGGATCGCGCTCGGCGCTGCCGCGGCGGTGGTCGCGGTCGGAGGCGGCGCCTTTGCCCTGCTGCGGTCGCGTCGCGCCACGTGA
- the rpsO gene encoding 30S ribosomal protein S15, whose product MSLDAAVKKQIITEFGTKEGDTGSPEVQVALLSRRISDLTEHLKTHKHDHHSRRGLLILVGQRRRLLQYLAKKDIQRFRALVERLGIRRGAAGAK is encoded by the coding sequence GTGTCGCTCGACGCCGCAGTGAAGAAGCAGATCATCACCGAGTTCGGTACCAAGGAGGGCGACACCGGCTCCCCCGAGGTCCAGGTCGCTCTGCTGTCCCGTCGCATCTCCGACCTGACGGAGCACCTCAAGACCCACAAGCACGACCACCACTCCCGTCGTGGTCTGCTGATCCTGGTCGGCCAGCGCCGCCGGCTGCTGCAGTACCTCGCCAAGAAGGACATCCAGCGCTTCCGTGCGCTGGTCGAGCGCCTCGGCATCCGCCGCGGTGCGGCGGGCGCCAAGTAA
- a CDS encoding DUF397 domain-containing protein, translating to MADAEDLELKARKERERDELYALDISGVEWHSAPGTEEHEERVEIAYLPAGAVAMRSSLDPDTVLRYTEAEWRAFVLGARDGEFDLEPATGGGGNDAE from the coding sequence ATGGCCGATGCCGAGGACCTCGAACTCAAGGCGCGCAAGGAACGGGAGCGGGACGAGCTCTACGCCCTCGACATCTCCGGTGTCGAATGGCACAGCGCACCCGGCACCGAGGAGCACGAGGAGCGGGTGGAGATCGCCTACCTCCCCGCCGGCGCCGTCGCCATGCGGTCGTCGCTCGACCCGGACACCGTACTGCGGTACACGGAGGCGGAGTGGCGGGCGTTCGTGCTGGGGGCGCGGGACGGGGAGTTCGATCTGGAGCCGGCGACGGGAGGCGGGGGAAACGACGCGGAATGA
- a CDS encoding WXG100 family type VII secretion target, protein MSRNADGLQVTYDGLDFAATNLANEAKLLDEDIQHLTKMVESSRQYWEGKAQDAFAVKLEAWRKETGEIHQALMGIGHVVGSSGGTYMEGDLAASRYLQ, encoded by the coding sequence ATGAGCCGTAACGCGGACGGTCTGCAGGTAACGTACGACGGACTCGACTTCGCGGCGACCAACCTCGCCAACGAGGCGAAGCTGCTCGACGAGGACATTCAGCACCTCACCAAGATGGTGGAAAGCAGCAGGCAGTACTGGGAGGGCAAGGCCCAGGATGCCTTCGCGGTGAAGCTGGAGGCCTGGCGCAAGGAAACCGGCGAAATCCACCAGGCCCTCATGGGCATCGGACATGTCGTCGGCTCCTCCGGCGGTACGTACATGGAGGGTGACCTGGCTGCGTCCAGGTACCTGCAGTAG
- the eccCa gene encoding type VII secretion protein EccCa, with product MSHIVVKRPPRALPKDVPTQEVVLQPPPELPRGQQEGALMQLLPMLGMGGSVVFFFNPQAQPFMKIMGMVMVASTIAMGIAMLIRYRRGNQGQMADMRRDYLRYLSQTRRSTQKTAQAQRDAQYYLHPSPEQLWALVAEGSRVWERRSGDDDFGQVRVGLGPQALATPLIPPETAPVDQLEPLTTGAMQRFLATHSALDGLPMAISLRAFYHVTVSGEPGTVRATARAVTASLASLHSPDDLVIAVATGRDSGQEWEWSKWLPHVQSRGAADGAGSIRLITNDPVELEDLLGDRLQGRPRFHPDGRPALDQPHLVVVLDGISLPPTSMLASPEGLQGVTVLEVVPGNLASGRGDLSVVVHPKELRLESAHGMVYEGTPDGLSYEAAEALARQLAPLRMASGGDDDEPLLANLEFTDLLNLGDAASVDTRRTWRPRSQSERLRVPIGVGEDGRPVMLDLKEAAQEGMGPHGLCVGATGSGKSELLRTLVLGLAVTHSSETLNFVLADFKGGATFAGMAQMPHVAAVITNLADDLTLVDRMGDSIRGELNRRQEMLRDAGNYANIHAYEKARAAGAALQPIPSLVLVIDEFSELLTAKPDFIEMFVQIGRIGRSLGVHLLLASQRLEEGRLRGLETYLSYRIGLRTFSAAESRAALGVPDAYELPNVPGSGFLKFGTDEMVRFKAAYVSGVYRTSAQRTASYGGPLPVDRRPVLFTAARVPVQYLAVPAQREEAGDDAPDEALADTVLDVIVRRLEAQGPAAHQVWLPPLDSPPSLDTLLPGLAQVPGRGLTQPGYEGAGRLVVPVGLVDKPYEQRRDPLWVDFSGAAGHMQILGGPQSGKSTLLRSIIASFALTHTPHEVQFYGLDFGGGGLSAVAGLPHVGGVASRLDPEQVRRTAAEVYGVMTRREEYFRTAGISSVAEFRSRRARGDISVTDQPWGDVFLVIDGWGSFRTDYDALEPYVLDIAARGLGYGIHLLLTASRSMEVRSNLKDQLMNRLELRLGDHMDSEFDRKVAANVPTGVPGRGQTPQKQHFMAAVPRIDGLSSDTDLAEATQALGTEVSRHWQQPGAPAVRLLPREFPAHQLPPGDRFPRRGVSFALDEDNLEPVFVDFEQDPFLLVFGESESGKSNLLKLLIQRITERYDGDSCKLFVVDNRRSLLGVTPASHLAEYVPMSNQMQHHMDALAELMQRRTPTADVTPEQLRNRSWWRGPTIYVVIDDYDLVATSSGNPLAVLTEMLPFARDVGVRFIIARSTAGAGRAGYEAFMQRIKELGAQGIVLSGDPAEGDLIGGVRPRRMPPGRGVFVSRRRGKPLVQVGLVEDGSGR from the coding sequence GTGAGCCACATCGTCGTCAAGCGCCCACCGCGAGCATTGCCGAAGGACGTGCCCACGCAAGAAGTCGTGCTGCAGCCACCGCCCGAACTTCCGCGGGGACAGCAGGAAGGCGCCTTGATGCAACTCCTGCCCATGCTCGGCATGGGCGGGTCCGTGGTCTTCTTCTTCAACCCCCAGGCCCAGCCGTTCATGAAGATCATGGGCATGGTGATGGTGGCCTCGACGATCGCCATGGGCATCGCGATGCTGATCCGCTACCGCCGGGGCAACCAGGGGCAGATGGCCGACATGCGCCGGGACTACCTGCGCTACCTGTCCCAGACCCGGCGTTCCACCCAGAAGACCGCACAAGCCCAGCGCGACGCGCAGTACTACCTCCATCCTTCACCGGAGCAACTGTGGGCGTTGGTCGCCGAGGGCAGCCGGGTCTGGGAACGGCGCAGCGGCGACGACGACTTCGGCCAGGTACGAGTGGGCCTCGGCCCGCAGGCCCTCGCCACTCCCCTGATTCCGCCGGAGACGGCTCCGGTCGACCAGTTGGAGCCGCTGACCACCGGCGCCATGCAGCGCTTCCTTGCCACGCACAGCGCCCTCGACGGCCTGCCGATGGCGATCTCGCTGCGTGCCTTCTACCACGTGACCGTCAGCGGTGAACCCGGCACCGTGCGCGCCACCGCCCGCGCCGTCACCGCCTCGCTCGCCTCACTGCACTCCCCCGACGACCTGGTCATCGCCGTCGCCACCGGCCGCGACTCCGGGCAGGAATGGGAGTGGAGCAAGTGGCTGCCGCACGTCCAGTCCCGGGGCGCCGCGGACGGTGCGGGCAGTATCCGGCTGATCACGAACGATCCGGTGGAACTGGAGGACCTGCTCGGCGACCGGCTGCAGGGGCGTCCCCGCTTCCACCCCGACGGCCGGCCCGCGCTCGACCAGCCGCATCTGGTCGTCGTACTCGACGGAATCTCCCTGCCGCCGACGTCGATGCTGGCGAGCCCGGAGGGCCTGCAAGGTGTCACGGTGCTGGAGGTTGTGCCCGGAAACCTCGCCAGCGGGCGCGGCGACCTCTCGGTCGTCGTTCACCCGAAGGAGCTGCGGCTGGAATCGGCCCACGGCATGGTGTACGAGGGCACGCCGGACGGCCTGTCGTACGAGGCCGCGGAGGCCCTGGCGCGGCAGCTGGCGCCGCTGCGGATGGCGTCGGGCGGGGACGACGACGAGCCGCTGCTCGCCAACCTGGAGTTCACCGATCTGCTGAACCTCGGGGACGCTGCGTCCGTGGACACGAGGCGCACCTGGCGGCCCCGTTCGCAGTCGGAGCGGCTGCGGGTGCCGATCGGTGTCGGCGAGGACGGCCGGCCGGTGATGCTCGACCTGAAGGAGGCGGCACAGGAGGGCATGGGCCCGCACGGCCTGTGCGTCGGTGCGACCGGTTCCGGAAAGTCGGAGCTGCTGCGCACCCTGGTCCTCGGTCTCGCTGTCACGCACTCCTCCGAAACCCTCAACTTCGTGCTGGCCGACTTCAAGGGCGGTGCCACCTTCGCAGGCATGGCCCAGATGCCCCACGTGGCGGCCGTCATCACCAACCTCGCGGACGACCTGACCCTGGTCGACCGGATGGGCGACTCGATCCGTGGCGAACTCAACCGCCGCCAGGAAATGCTCCGGGACGCGGGCAACTACGCCAACATCCACGCCTACGAGAAGGCCCGCGCCGCCGGCGCCGCGCTGCAGCCGATCCCGTCTCTCGTGCTGGTGATCGACGAGTTCAGCGAACTGCTCACGGCGAAGCCCGACTTCATCGAGATGTTCGTGCAGATCGGCCGTATCGGCCGATCGCTGGGCGTGCACCTGCTCCTCGCCTCGCAGCGACTGGAGGAGGGCCGCCTGCGCGGCCTCGAGACCTACCTGTCGTACCGGATCGGTCTGCGCACCTTCTCGGCGGCGGAGTCGCGGGCCGCGCTCGGTGTCCCCGACGCCTACGAACTGCCGAACGTCCCCGGCTCCGGTTTCCTGAAGTTCGGTACCGACGAGATGGTCCGCTTCAAGGCGGCGTACGTGTCGGGTGTGTACCGTACGAGCGCCCAGCGGACGGCGTCCTACGGCGGTCCTCTTCCGGTCGACCGCCGACCCGTGCTGTTCACCGCCGCCCGGGTCCCGGTGCAGTACCTCGCGGTCCCCGCACAACGCGAGGAGGCAGGGGACGACGCGCCCGACGAGGCACTCGCCGACACCGTCCTCGACGTCATCGTGCGGCGCCTGGAGGCACAGGGGCCGGCCGCCCACCAGGTATGGCTGCCGCCGCTGGACAGCCCTCCGTCGCTCGACACGCTTCTGCCGGGCCTCGCTCAGGTGCCCGGCCGTGGCCTGACCCAGCCCGGTTACGAGGGCGCGGGCCGGCTGGTGGTGCCCGTCGGTCTCGTCGACAAGCCGTACGAGCAGCGTCGTGACCCCCTGTGGGTGGATTTCAGCGGCGCGGCGGGTCACATGCAGATCCTCGGCGGACCGCAGTCCGGCAAGTCGACGCTGCTCCGCTCGATCATCGCGTCCTTCGCTCTCACCCACACCCCGCACGAAGTGCAGTTCTACGGGCTGGACTTCGGCGGTGGCGGCCTGTCGGCCGTGGCGGGCCTTCCGCACGTGGGGGGCGTGGCCTCACGCCTCGACCCCGAACAGGTACGGCGCACGGCTGCCGAGGTGTACGGCGTCATGACGCGCCGCGAGGAGTACTTCCGCACCGCCGGCATCTCCTCCGTCGCGGAGTTCCGCAGCCGCCGCGCGCGGGGCGACATCTCCGTGACCGATCAGCCCTGGGGTGACGTCTTCCTGGTCATCGACGGCTGGGGCAGTTTCCGTACGGACTACGACGCCCTGGAGCCGTACGTCCTCGACATCGCGGCGCGCGGTCTCGGCTACGGCATCCACCTGCTCCTCACGGCGTCCCGCTCCATGGAGGTCCGCAGCAACCTCAAGGACCAGCTGATGAACCGCCTGGAACTGCGGCTCGGCGACCACATGGACTCCGAGTTCGACCGCAAGGTCGCGGCCAACGTCCCGACGGGCGTGCCCGGCCGTGGCCAGACCCCGCAGAAGCAGCACTTCATGGCGGCGGTGCCGCGCATCGACGGGCTGTCCTCCGACACGGACCTGGCGGAGGCGACGCAGGCGCTCGGCACCGAGGTGTCCCGGCACTGGCAGCAGCCCGGTGCCCCCGCGGTGCGGCTGCTGCCGAGGGAGTTCCCGGCGCACCAGCTTCCGCCCGGCGACCGGTTCCCCCGCCGCGGGGTGTCCTTCGCTCTCGACGAGGACAACCTCGAGCCGGTGTTCGTGGACTTCGAACAGGACCCGTTCCTCCTGGTGTTCGGTGAGAGCGAGTCCGGCAAGTCGAATCTGCTGAAGCTGCTCATCCAGCGCATCACCGAGCGCTACGACGGGGACAGCTGCAAGCTGTTCGTCGTCGACAACCGGCGCTCGCTGCTGGGCGTGACCCCCGCCTCGCACCTGGCTGAGTACGTGCCGATGTCGAACCAGATGCAGCACCACATGGACGCCCTCGCCGAACTGATGCAACGCCGTACCCCGACGGCAGACGTCACGCCGGAGCAGTTGCGCAACCGCAGTTGGTGGCGCGGCCCGACGATCTACGTCGTCATCGACGACTACGACCTGGTGGCCACGTCGAGCGGCAATCCCCTGGCGGTGCTGACGGAAATGCTGCCCTTCGCCCGGGACGTCGGCGTGCGCTTCATCATCGCTCGCTCCACCGCGGGCGCGGGCCGGGCCGGTTACGAGGCCTTCATGCAGCGCATCAAGGAACTCGGCGCCCAGGGCATCGTCCTCAGCGGCGACCCGGCCGAGGGCGACCTGATCGGCGGAGTACGTCCGCGCCGGATGCCGCCGGGGCGGGGCGTGTTCGTGTCGCGGCGCCGGGGGAAGCCGCTGGTTCAGGTGGGGTTGGTGGAGGACGGCAGCGGGCGGTGA